The sequence below is a genomic window from Rhodococcus sp. 4CII.
ACGGGATGGACGACGCCCTTGGGCGTGCCGGTGGTACCCGAGGTGAACATGTGCACCAGCGGTCCGTCTCCACCGACCGAAACGGACGCCCGGGCCTCGGTGCTTGCCGAGGCCATGGCCGCGGTCAGACCATTCTCGGCGCCGCCGGCCACCAGCACGTCCCAATCACCACTGGTAGCGACCTTGGACCGATACTGTGCGTCGACGACAACCAGCTTGGTCTCCGAGTTCGTCAGGCGGGAGGTCACGGCGTCCTCGGCGAACGCCGTGAACAGTGGGACGTAGACGGCGCCGACCCGCCAGATGCCGAGCAGGACGGACACCAGGTCGGTGCCCTTGCCCATCAGAGTGGCAACGCGATCGCCTCGGCCGATCCCTCGATCGGTGAGCACCTGCGCGAATCGGCGTGATGAGTCGGCGAGGTCACCATAGGTCAGTCGTGTGGTGGACAGATCCTCGTTCACGACCGTCAGTGCCAGGGATTCGGGTGGGTGCCGATCGCACAGTAGCCACGCCACGTTCGTGCCGTCACCGGCGTAGGACGACAGGATCTTGCGTACTCGCGCGTCGATATCGACAGACACGACAACTCCTAGCGGGTAATCTATTGGGTAATTGGGTACCTATCAATGTACCCAACGCGTGTCTGGAAGGGAAGCCCTGGGGATTCGAGAGGCCCGCGATTGTGAAACACTCGACCACATGGCACGTGCAGGAGCGACGCCGAACCGCGCGACGATGAACACCCCGCGGCGTCGACGCGTCGACACCGCCCGCCGCGACGAACTGCTCGCGCGGATCGAGGAAATTTTCCTGACGGAGGGGTTCACGTCGGTCACCGTCGACGACCTGACCCAGCGTTTGCGGTGCTCCAAGGCCACCCTCTACAGCGTGGCGTCGACAAAAGAGCAACTCGTCATCGCCGCCACCAAACACTTCTTCGGCGCCGCCGCGGACGAGATCGAAGCCGCCGTTGCCGACGAGTCCGATCCGCGTAAGCGGATCACGACGTATCTCGGTGGTGTCGCATCGGCGATGCGCCGCAACTCGCGGGCGTTCTACGACGACATGGTGTCGTACGCACCGACAGCGGAGATTTACGGCCGCAATACCGCGCAGGCCGCGCAGCGGGTGCACGAATTGATCGACGAGGGCGTCGAGTCCGGGCACTTCCGGGCCACCGACGCCGCATTCGCCGCCCAGTTGGTGGCATTGGCGATCGACGCCGTCCAGTCCGGCGTGCTCCTCGAGCGCACCGGACTGTCCGCCGCCGATGCCTTCGGAGAACTCGGCGACCTCCTGCTCCACGGCTTGCTGCGCACCGACTAACCACGCGAAAGACCGCCCACCACACCGCAGTCGCCGCCGATCACAACGGACATCATTTGTCGACAATCCGTCGGTACGACGAGAAGGGACCACTTGAACCTAATGCGAGTGCCGAGTGCATGGTGATCCTTCGCGAACGCAATGATTCGACTCAGGATTCGAAGGCATTGATAAGTTTGCGGCGCAGAATCTTCCGATCGATGTCTTCGGAAGGTTGATGACGAATCGGACCATCCGTGGCCGCTTGTATGCGGCGAGATGCTGTGCCGAGAAATCGATGGATTCGTCCTCTGTCAACTCCGAGCCGGTTGCACGGACGACGTAGGTGCACGTGAGTTCATCCTTGACGGAGTGGGGGACGGCACCCACGCTCACCATGGTGATATCCGGGTGCGCGCTCAGGACCCGCTCGATCTCTGTCGGATAGATGGGCCGCCGCCGAAGAGCATTTCGTAGAACCGTATTCCACTTCGTCGATGGTCAACATGACGTTGATCGGGTTGATGACTGGGCCGGCTTCCAGGCGCCTTGATAGGTGACGAGCCACTCCCAGTGGTTCTGTGTGTACAGCGACTCGGTTTACCCCGGCTCGCACTCGTCCGGGTCCCGCCATGTGTTTCCACCGTGCGGGGTCGCCTGTCAGTCCCGTTTTTCCTGCGGTGTGTCGTGGTGCTCGTGTGCGGTGAGGAGGAGGTGGTCGAACCGTGGCCGGAAACGACTCGGGCAGGGTCGCCTCGGCGGTGAGGGTGTCGACGAAGTCGCTCGGCGAGGGTGTGGAGTTTGGTGTTGGTCTGCTGTGAGCGCCAGGTGAGGATTCCGAAGGCGCGTTCGGTGGAGACGCCGTAGACGAGCATGACGGCACCCTTGGCCTGCTCGTCACCGCCCGGGATGTTCGAGTTCGGCGACGGCCTCGGTGTGTGCCGCGTTGAAGACGCGGAGGTCTGTTTCCGACGTTTCGGTGACGTCGATGTAGTACCCGGAGGTGCCGATGACCTGATCGTCCTCGTCGAGCATTCGATGCCGACCACGATCTCGTGGTGGATGCGATGGTCGGTCTCCATGATACGGTGTCTGCTGCTGAACGGCTCGTCGGCGTGGATCACCTCGTCGAAGAGGCGGCGACCTGTGCGTGGTCGTCTGGGTGCTTGTGGGAGAGCAGAAGTTCGGTGGTGGGAGTGATCTCGCCCGGCTGGTAAGTTGGCCCGGTGCATCACCGCCGTTCGGCGGGAGGGTGAAGAGCGGAAAGCCGGTCGCGTACAGGAAACTAATTTCTGACGGCGCGACCGCGGTGGTCCGTTTGCGCCTCCAGGGGTATGCACCGAACCCGAACCGTGTGCTGAAACGTGGTGCATGATTCGCGGACGATCAAGTCAATGTGTCACCGGGCTCAAAATATCGAATGGGGTACTGCGTCGACGACCCGATCTGTCTGAGGTGAGGTCACGTCGTCACTGCGGCGAGCAGTTTGTCGGTGACCGGTGTGGGCGTTACTGCTACGGCCAGTTTTTGGACGCGACTTGTGGTGTCGAGGATGTAGCGCCGTTTGGGGCGCGGCGACGTCAGGGCATGGTGGACGGCTTTGGTGACGCGCTTCGGTGGAGCAGCGATCTTTTGCATTCGCCCCAGGAGCTTGCGGCTACCGGAGAGGTGCGCTGCATAAAGTGCCTTATTCTCTTGGCTCAGTTTCGCGGTCATGGCGTCGTAGTCGTCGAGCATTCCCTCCCACATGTCGGTACGGATGGGTCCGGGTTCGATCAGTGAGACGGGGATCTTCCACGGACGCAGTTCGATTCTCAGTGCGTCACCGAGGGATTCGATCGCGTATTTCGATGCGCTGTACGCGCCGGTGCCGGGGGTGGTGATCAGCCCGCTGACCGAGGACATGAACACGATGCGGCCGTGTGCTGCTCGGATCGCGGGCAGGACGGCTTGGGTGACGGCGATCTGCGAGACTACGTTGACGTCGAGCTGACGCGAGAGGTCCTCGATCGCGAGGCCTTCGACCGGTCCGCTGACGATGATGCCGGCATTGTTGACCACGGCGTCCAGCCGTGCTGGAAGGTGTCGTGATAGTGCCGCGATCGCCGGTCGATCGGTGATGTCGAGTGGGACCGCGTGGACGTGGTGCAGCTGGTCGAGGCGGGCAAGGGCCGACTCCGAGCGGGCGGTTGCGTAGACGGTCCACCCGGCTTCGCTCATGCGGTGGGTGATGGCCAGACCGATGCCTCGGCCGGCTCCTGTGACGAGTACTGAGGGCATGTGTTCTTCTCCGATCCAAGAGGGCGTGTGTACCGAGAGGTGTTCAGTGACCGAGGAACTCGACGGCGACCGGAGCGAACCTGTCGTGGTATTGGAAGATTCCGCCGTGGCCGGAGTCGGGGTAGATGATCAGTTCGGAGCCGGGGATGCGGCGTCGTAGATCTTCGGACAGTGGGGTGGGGACCATGCGGTCGTGGTCGCCGTTGGCGATGAGGGTGTCGGCGGTGATGCGTGATAGATCCGACGGGGTGGTCTTTGTCGGCGCTGACGCGTAGGCGGCGGCGTGGTTGTTCGAGGTACTCATGGGGTGGTCTCCGGGCTGCGAGGTCAGGCGGTGGGCAGGGTGATGACGGCTTTGCCGCGGAGGCCACCCGAGGCGAGGGCCGTGAGTGCTTCCGGTGTTTGATGGAAGGGGTACGTTCGTCCGACCATCGGACGGATCGCGCCGTGGTCGACGAGTTCCGCAATGCGGCGTAGTTGCGCACCGCTGGCACGCATGAAAAGGAATTCGTAGCTCACGCCCGCTTTCGCGGCTTGTCTGCGTATTTTGCGGCTCAGGGCGGTGATCGCGAGACGAACGATCGGATTGACGCCGGCGGTCCGGGCGAACGTAGGGTCGGGTGGGCCGGCGATACCGATTGCCTTGCCGCCCGGCCGGAGCACGCGCAGTGATCTTTCGAGGTTGTCCCCACCCAGGCTGTCGACGACCACGTCGTACCCGTCGAGAACGTCTGCAAAATCTTCGGTGCGGTAGTCGACGACGACGTCGGCGCCGAGCTCTCGGACGAAGTCGGTGTTTCGTCCGCTGGCAGTGGTGGCGACGCTCGCCCCGAGATGCTTGGCGAGCTGGATCGCGATCGACCCGACTCCGCCCGCACCGGCGTGGATCAGAACTTTCTGCCCGGGTTGCACATTCGCTCTGTCGACGAGAGCTTGCCAGGCGGTGAGCGCGACGAGGGGGAGTGAGGCGGCGTCGACCACGCTGATCGACGTCGGTCGTAGCGCCAGGTCGTCCTCGTGGACGGCGATGCGTTCGGCGAAGGTGCCGATTCGGCCGTCGCGGGGGCGCGCGTAGACCTCGTCGCCGACGGAGAACTGTCGAACGCGGGCGCCGACTCCGATGACGGTACCGGCCAGATCGTGTCCGAGAGTCAACGGCGTCGGATAGTGGAGCAGTTGTTTGAACTCGCCGATGCGGATCTTCTCGTCGAGCTGGTTGAGGCCGGCTGCCTGAATTTCGACGAGTACGTCATGGTCGCCCACGATCGGTTCCGGCACGGTCGTTTCCTGCAGCGGCCGCTTGTACGCAGCGAAGGCGAAGGCTTTCACGACTGATCGCCAGTGTTGGTCGCGGAGGACGCGGCGGCGGTGTGCGGCTCATCGCCGAGGAATGCGAGCACTTCCGGGACGAATTCGCGGTGGTATTGGAATATGCCGCCGTGTCCCGAGCTCGGGTAGATCGTCAACTGCGAATTGGGAAGACGCCGCGCGAGGTCGGCGGAGTGCTCACTGGCGACCATGAGGTCGTGGTCGCCGTTCGCGACGAACACCGGCGCGGTGATCTGTGACAGGTCGTCGGGTGCTGCCTGCCCGCCGCCCATGATTGCTTTCAACTGTGCGAGGCGGGCCTGCATCGAAATGCGTGTGTCCCGGTCGACGACACGTTCGGCGAGCCGGGCGAAATAGGCGTCGGCGGCGCGTTTGCCTTCGGTCGTGCGTGGGAAGAACAGGAAGTGTCGGGCATCTTTGCGGGCAAGGGCGGCTTTGAGGTAGGCAAGGCCGACGATCCTGCCCATGTGGTCGATACCGCCGCCGCCGCGTGGGCCGGTTCCTGCCAACACCATTCGCCGAACCAGTGTCGGATTCTGCAGGGCGACCATCTGGGCTACCCCACCGCCCAGAGAAAACCCGAGAAGGTCGACGCTGTCGTGACCGAGCGCTCGAATGAACGTAACCGCATCACGTCCCATCTGCTCGAGATCGGCGGGGACCTTCGAGTCGGTCGCGCCGACGCCGCGGTTGTCGAACGTGATGACGTGGTGATGCGCGGCGATGCCGTCGATGATGCGGGGGTCCCAGTCGTCCAGGACGGCGGCGAAGTGGTGCAGGAACACCACCGGCACGCCTCCCGTGGGGCCGAGCTCGCGGTACGCGAAGTTCACGCCGCCTGCGAGGACGGATTTTGTCGGGACCGTGGTCCAGGTGCGGGTGTCGGCTGGTGCACCGTGGTTGGTTGCCATGTCTGTCCTCTATCCGAAGCAAGTGAGCCTGGCCTGTGAGAGCTCGATTGAAGTACGCTCATACTATTATGGGCGTAAGGTTATCGGATAGACTTCGGTAGGGCAAGGACGCGGCAGTGCGGAGGATCATCGACATGGCGAGATACGGCAGCGAGCACAAGGCGCAGACGCGCGCTCGAGTGGTGGAGGCGGCGGGTCGACGTCTGAAGCAGGATGGGATCGACGGGGCAGGGGTCAGTGCGTTGATGTCCGACGCCGGGCTGACCAACGGCGCCTTCTACGCGCACTTCGCGTCGAAGGACGAACTCGTCGCGGTGGTCTTGGCCGATCAGCTGACGAAGCAGCTGGATACTCTGCGGGCGCTACCCGACGACGGCCACTCGTTGCAGTCCTACATCGAGGGCTATCTGTCGGCGAGTCATCGTGACCAGCGTGAGAACGGATGTCCGTCCGCTGCCCTGCTCAGCGAGATCAGTCGGTCGAAACCGATTGTGCAGAAATCGTTCACGGACGGACTCGCGGCCATGATCGCCATCGTCTCAAGTCGTACTTACATCGACGATACGGCCGCGGCGCGCACGGTTGCGATAGGCCTGATGTCGAGCCTGATCGGGACCCTGCAGTTGTCGCGGGCGGTGTCGGACCCGAGGCTGTCCAACGAAATTCTCGCGGCCGGGCTCACGACCGCGTTTCGCCTACTCGATAAATGAAGCAACCGACTGGGAAAGAGACGTCAATGACAACGACCACGCGCGACCGCACCCGAACCCGCATGCAGTGGACCCTCGGGCTCATGGCGTTGGTCCCGACCATCAGCGGGGTGCAGCAGGTTCTGTTGGGTGCGGATGCAGTACCCGGGCACATACCCGAGGTTTCTGCGGTAATCGACGGAGAGCTCCGATACGCCAACGTGTTCAAGGCTGCTGTCGGTCCGATCATCCTCTCTCGATTGGGTGCGGTGGAGGATTCGCCTGCGGTCACCGCTGCTTTGGCGGCAGTGTTCGCGGGGGGATTGGCGCGGCTGTGGTCGTGGAAGCAGGCCGGACGTCCGCATCCCGTCGGGATGGTTGCCATTGGGCTCGAGGTCGGCGTCGTGCCGGCAATTCTGGCTTGGCGACGGCGTTTCGCAATTCAGGGCGCCGGTTCTCGATAATGAGCTGGTTTGGTGGTGGCGGGGAGTAAGTGCGTCTCGGGATTCCGTCTCAATTGGGACGGTGTTGGCCCCGTAGTGCTGCCTGTGTAGTCGCACCGACACATACTTGTCGTCGTCCCACTCGCGGCGCGCGCAGTTGGACGACACCTCGCCGCGGAGCATGAACGAGGCCGCCGGGTTAACGTCTTCCGCCTGTTACCGCATGCCTTCGCGGACCGGCACCCATGCTGGAGCGGGCGAGCAGGTCGGGAACCACCTCCCGCGGAAGACCGACACCACGGAGATCCCACCCACGGCGCGATGTCGTTGAGTGAGGGCGTATTGCGCCTGCACCGCCGCCCTCGCCCCGGCGCGCTTCCACCGAATGCGCAGGGTCGGCGGGGGTGGACGAACACATCTCGGACCGCGGACTGCATGTGCATCGCAGCGGGCGACATGCCGCGTCGGTGTGTGCAGCCCACCCCGACATCGCCTGAGACGCGACGGTGCCGGGGGTCTCGGTGACGCCGGCATGCGCCCGCCCATGTCGAGTGTCGAACCTGTGATAGTGGGGCGACCTGCTCTGTGCAACGGAGCTGGCGATCGCTACGCGTCCGTGCACGCTGTCCCCCGGTGTCGGCGACAGCGTGCACGGGATGCACGACACCTGCCTGTATGAACGGTGTCGTGGGGAGGGGTGGGTTCAGTGGACTCGGCGGAGCAGTGCGGCGAGGGCTTGGCCGCCGCCGATGCACATGGTGACGATGCCGAGTTCGAGGTCGCGTCGGACGAGATCCTTCGCGACTCGGAGGGTGAGGATGGCTCCGGTGGCGCCGACGGGGTGGCCGAGTGCGATGGCGCCGCCGTAGGGGTTGGTCTTGTCCGGGTCGAGTTTGGCGTCCCTAATGACGGCGACGGCCTGGGCGGCGAAGGCTTCGTTGAGTTCGATGGTGTCGATGTCGCTGGGGGTGGTTCCGGTCTGTTCGAACAGTTTCTTCAGGGCGAGGACCGGGGCGTAGCCCATCACGTCGGGTTCGAGAGCGGAGGTGGTGACGGCCTCGAGGGTGACCAGCCCGGTCAGGCCGCGCTCGTGTGCGGTCGATTCGCGGGCCAGGACGAGGGCGGCGCCGCCGTCGTTGATGCCGGAGGAATTTCCTGCGGTGACGGTGCCCCCCTTTTCGAAGGCGGCGCGCAGGGTGCCGAGGGTGTCGAGGGTGGTCTCGGGTTTGGGGTGCTCGTCGGTGGTGATGGTGGCCGGTCGGCGGCCGCCGACC
It includes:
- a CDS encoding TetR/AcrR family transcriptional regulator, with the translated sequence MARAGATPNRATMNTPRRRRVDTARRDELLARIEEIFLTEGFTSVTVDDLTQRLRCSKATLYSVASTKEQLVIAATKHFFGAAADEIEAAVADESDPRKRITTYLGGVASAMRRNSRAFYDDMVSYAPTAEIYGRNTAQAAQRVHELIDEGVESGHFRATDAAFAAQLVALAIDAVQSGVLLERTGLSAADAFGELGDLLLHGLLRTD
- a CDS encoding AMP-binding enzyme; the protein is MVSVGAVPHSVKDELTCTYVVRATGSELTEDESIDFSAQHLAAYKRPRMVRFVINLPKTSIGRFCAANLSMPSNPESNHCVREGSPCTRHSH
- a CDS encoding SDR family oxidoreductase, yielding MPSVLVTGAGRGIGLAITHRMSEAGWTVYATARSESALARLDQLHHVHAVPLDITDRPAIAALSRHLPARLDAVVNNAGIIVSGPVEGLAIEDLSRQLDVNVVSQIAVTQAVLPAIRAAHGRIVFMSSVSGLITTPGTGAYSASKYAIESLGDALRIELRPWKIPVSLIEPGPIRTDMWEGMLDDYDAMTAKLSQENKALYAAHLSGSRKLLGRMQKIAAPPKRVTKAVHHALTSPRPKRRYILDTTSRVQKLAVAVTPTPVTDKLLAAVTT
- a CDS encoding NADP-dependent oxidoreductase, with protein sequence MKAFAFAAYKRPLQETTVPEPIVGDHDVLVEIQAAGLNQLDEKIRIGEFKQLLHYPTPLTLGHDLAGTVIGVGARVRQFSVGDEVYARPRDGRIGTFAERIAVHEDDLALRPTSISVVDAASLPLVALTAWQALVDRANVQPGQKVLIHAGAGGVGSIAIQLAKHLGASVATTASGRNTDFVRELGADVVVDYRTEDFADVLDGYDVVVDSLGGDNLERSLRVLRPGGKAIGIAGPPDPTFARTAGVNPIVRLAITALSRKIRRQAAKAGVSYEFLFMRASGAQLRRIAELVDHGAIRPMVGRTYPFHQTPEALTALASGGLRGKAVITLPTA
- a CDS encoding alpha/beta fold hydrolase; this encodes MATNHGAPADTRTWTTVPTKSVLAGGVNFAYRELGPTGGVPVVFLHHFAAVLDDWDPRIIDGIAAHHHVITFDNRGVGATDSKVPADLEQMGRDAVTFIRALGHDSVDLLGFSLGGGVAQMVALQNPTLVRRMVLAGTGPRGGGGIDHMGRIVGLAYLKAALARKDARHFLFFPRTTEGKRAADAYFARLAERVVDRDTRISMQARLAQLKAIMGGGQAAPDDLSQITAPVFVANGDHDLMVASEHSADLARRLPNSQLTIYPSSGHGGIFQYHREFVPEVLAFLGDEPHTAAASSATNTGDQS
- a CDS encoding TetR/AcrR family transcriptional regulator, whose amino-acid sequence is MARYGSEHKAQTRARVVEAAGRRLKQDGIDGAGVSALMSDAGLTNGAFYAHFASKDELVAVVLADQLTKQLDTLRALPDDGHSLQSYIEGYLSASHRDQRENGCPSAALLSEISRSKPIVQKSFTDGLAAMIAIVSSRTYIDDTAAARTVAIGLMSSLIGTLQLSRAVSDPRLSNEILAAGLTTAFRLLDK
- a CDS encoding DUF4345 family protein — its product is MTTTTRDRTRTRMQWTLGLMALVPTISGVQQVLLGADAVPGHIPEVSAVIDGELRYANVFKAAVGPIILSRLGAVEDSPAVTAALAAVFAGGLARLWSWKQAGRPHPVGMVAIGLEVGVVPAILAWRRRFAIQGAGSR